A stretch of the Medicago truncatula cultivar Jemalong A17 chromosome 5, MtrunA17r5.0-ANR, whole genome shotgun sequence genome encodes the following:
- the LOC11442717 gene encoding cysteine-rich receptor-like protein kinase 10, translating to MSLIRTEEKGSVNLLFSIGHQINSESMILPFILVLALFDFDNVLLWTHEISLVSHKIWFCDAIDIFYYLNTRLFLLFFYFYCLLPPSTQPQRKNSNSKMATLAKLLSSICVCVIVMLTTKAVEATPTYTATHCTNTTTYAPNSTFQTNLDILLYYFSNNISQSNGYFLGITGFNSVNAVGGLFLCRGDVATTVCNQCLTTAIKEIRQHCPNQTEALIWYDECLVHYTNRYFAVDKIDPRVNLNDGNIVSSVDLGRFNQSLHGLLNDLATEASGSSESKKFAAGEVVVTESMTVYGLMQCTNDLTNSECGTCLKNAIGTIPNGKQGARALLPSCNVRYQLYPFFTSSSPSSSGGMKLGPGTIAVVVVVPIFFLIILFLGCYYFKRRSKKKILLPSIMENFGDEFPTLESLQFNLATLEAATNQFSLANKIGSGGFGEVYKGVLLDSRQIAVKKLSKTSGQGTIEFKNEIVLIAKLQHRNLVTLYGFCSEEQEKMLVYEYVLNKSLDYFLFDPHKERVLSWRERYNIIGGIARGIHYLHDQSRLKVIHRDLKPSNILLDKNMNPKISDFGMAKMIDIDEHQGNTKRIAGTYGYMSSEYAMHGHYSEKSDVFSFGVIIIEIISAKRNALSLHSLDFDDLLSYAWKNWRDEKSLEILDSNIEKSYSYIEVIRCIQIGLLCVQQNPDDRPTMERIVSYLSNVSVELPLPQEPGGFMGNRTNQIPRDNISDQRNNSNTTGSSVNDITMNNSFPR from the exons ATGAGTTTGATTCGGACGGAGGAGAAAGGCTCTGTAAATTTACTATTTTCCATTGGTCATCAGATAAATAGTGAGTCCATGATTCTTCCATTTATCCTCGTCCTCGCCTTATTTGACTTTGACAATGTTTTGCTTTGGACACATGAAATTTCCTTAGTTTCACacaaaatttggttttgtgACGCCATTGACATTTTCTATTATCttaacacaagactttttttattatttttttatttctattgccTTCTTCCTCCATCCACGCAACCACAACGcaaaaactcaaattcaaaaATGGCTACCCTTGCAAAACTTCTTTCCTCCATTTGTGTATGTGTTATCGTCATGTTAACAACAAAAGCAGTTGAAGCAACACCAACATACACAGCCACTCACTGCACAAACACAACCACTTATGCACCCAACTCCactttccaaacaaaccttgacATCCTCTTATACTATTTCTCCAATAATATCTCTCAATCCAACGGTTATTTTCTCGGCATCACTGGTTTCAATAGCGTCAACGCCGTCGGTGGACTCTTCCTATGTCGTGGCGACGTCGCCACCACCGTATGTAACCAGTGTCTCACAACTGCAATCAAAGAGATAAGACAGCATTGTCCAAACCAAACCGAAGCACTCATCTGGTACGACGAGTGCTTGGTTCATTACACAAATAGGTACTTTGCCGTCGACAAGATTGACCCTAGAGTCAACCTTAACGACGGAAATATTGTCTCTAGCGTTGACTTGGGACGTTTCAACCAATCTCTGCATGGGTTGTTGAATGATTTGGCAACAGAAGCCTCCGGGAGTTCTGAGTCGAAGAAGTTTGCCGCCGGTGAAGTAGTGGTGACGGAGTCCATGACGGTGTATGGATTGATGCAGTGCACGAATGACTTAACGAATAGTGAATGTGGGACGTGTTTGAAAAATGCTATTGGAACTATTCCTAATGGAAAACAGGGTGCAAGAGCTTTGCTTCCTTCTTGTAATGTTAGATATCAACTCTACCCTTTTTTCACTTCATCTTCGCCTTCATCTTCAG GGGGAATGAAACTTGGACCTGGCACAATTGCGGTCGTGGTTGTCGTGCCCATTTTTTTCCTAATTATCTTATTTCTAGGTTGCTACTATTTCAAGAGAAGGTCAAAGAAGAAGATACTATTGCCAAGTATAATGGAAAATT TTGGTGATGAATTTCCAACATTGGAGTCATTGCAATTCAATTTGGCTACACTAGAAGCAGCAACTAACCAGTTCTCATTGGCGAATAAGataggaagtggaggatttggagaAGTTTACAAG gGGGTTTTGTTAGATAGCAGACAAATAGCCGtaaaaaaactttcaaaaacttcAGGACAAGGCACAATAGAATTTAAAAATGAGATTGTGCTAATAGCCAAACTCCAACATAGGAACTTGGTAACCTTGTATGGATTTTGCTCGGAAGAACAAGAAAAAATGCTTGTTTATGAATATGTACTAAATAAAAGTCTTGATTACTTCTTATTTG ATCCTCATAAGGAAAGAGTCTTGAGTTGGCGTGAAAGATATAATATCATAGGTGGTATTGCACGAGGGATTCATTACTTACATGATCAATCAAGACTTAAAGTCATACATCGTGATCTCAAACCTAGCAATATATTGTTAGATAAGAATATGAATCCAAAAATATCAGACTTTGGTATGGCAAAAATGATTGATATAGATGAACATCAAGGAAATACTAAGAGAATTGCTGGAACTTA tggTTATATGTCTTCCGAATATGCAATGCATGGACATTATTCAGAAAAATCAGATGTGTTTAGCTTTGGAGTGATAATTATAGAGATAATTAGTGCAAAGCGGAATGCCCTTAGTCTTCATTCACTGGATTTTGATGACCTCTTGAGTTAT GCTTGGAAAAATTGGAGGGATGAAAAATCTTTAGAAATATTGGATTCTAATATAGAAAAATCATATTCTTATATTGAAGTCATAAGATGCATTCAAATTGGTTTATTATGTGTGCAACAAAATCCAGATGATAGACCAACAATGGAAAGAATTGTTTCATATCTGAGTAATGTTTCAGTTGAGTTACCATTGCCTCAAGAGCCTGGAGGTTTCATGGGTAATAGAACGAATCAAATACCAAGGGATAACATTTCGGATCAACGTAATAATAGCAATACTACGGGATCCTCAGTCAATGATATCACCATGAATAATTCTTTTCCTAGATAG